A window of Enterobacter ludwigii genomic DNA:
TTTGGCGGACGGATAATAGAGTGCACACTAAAAAAAGTAATTTTAAATTTACTTAAAATGGGCTTTAGCTATTCTGTTTTTTCAAATAAACCAGTTGGTTAATAGTGGTATTGTAAAAAGATTAAATAAAATCTTAAAAAAATGGAAAGGACTGGCGGAATATTTCTTTTTGAAGAATAATATTTCTTGGTGATGATTATATCTGCCGGCCCGAATTATTTATCTGGCGATATAATTCGGGCCTTTTTATCAGGCAACCTGAACAGGAATTGCCTTTGCGGTGCGTTTCATGTCGTTGTCGCCTTCGAAGTAGGCCACTTTCGGCTGCCAGCGGCGCGCTTCTTCGTCGGACATCATGACGAAGCTGGCGATGATTACGATGTCACCCACGTCAGCGCAGTGTGCTGCCGCGCCGTTGACGGAGATAATTTTTGAGCCGCGCTCGGCGGCAATCGCGTAGGTAGAAAAGCGTTTGCCGTTGTTCACGTTCCAGATATCAATCGCTTCATTTTCAAGGATGCCAGCCGCGTCCAGAAAATCCTGGTCGATTGCGCAGGAGCCTTCATAGTGCAGGTCGGCCTGGGTGACTTTCACACGGTGAAGCTTACCTTGCAGCATTTTGCGAATCATTACGTTTACCTTTAATCGTCCGGGTAGAAAAAACTACGCCAGCTCAACCACTTTATTGTCAATAAGGCGGGCCTGACCGAGCCATGCCGCCACCAGGATCACCGCACGTTTGCTGGTCTCTGCAAGCTCCAGCAGCGTATCGGCATCGCGAATTTGAACGTCGTCAGCGCGGAAACCTTTTTCGTTCAGCGCTTGTTCGGCCAGGGCGATAATCTCTTCTGCACTCAGCTCTTTAGCCAGAAGTTGCTCAGCCATGGTATTCATGACCTTGCTTAAGCCCGGCGCGATTTTGCGCTGATCGGCCGTCAGATAGCCGTTACGGGAGCTGAGCGCCAGACCGTCTTTGGCACGCACAATCGGCACGCCGACGATCTCGATATCGTAACCCATATCGGCAACCATCTTGCGGATCAATGCCAGCTGCTGGAAATCTTTCTCGCCGAAGCAGGCAACGTCTGGCTGCACCAGATTGAACAGTTTGCTGACGATGGTGGACACACCGCGGAAATGACCCGGACGGCTCGCGCCTTCCAGCATGGTGGAAATGCCCGGAACGTCAACGTAGGTCGCCTCATCGGTACCCTGAGGGTAGACATCGGCGGAAGCTGGGGAGAAAACAATATCCGCATGGCGTTTTTTGATCTTCTCGCAATCTTCCTGCAGGGTGCGCGGGTAGCGTGCCAGGTCGTCGGCGCGGTCAAACTGCATTGGGTTAACGAAGATACTGACCACCACGATGTCTGCCCGGGCTCTCGCCTCATCGACCAGCTTCATATGGCCGTCATGCAGGTTGCCCATGGTCGGGACCAGTGCGATGCGTTTACCTTCCTGACGTGCACGACGGATGTGCTGGCGCAGCAGCGGCAGGGTTTCAATGATTAGCACAACGAGACTCCTTAATGGAAACTGTGTTCTTCGCCCGGGTAAACGCCGGACTCAACCTCGGCAATATACTGCCTGACCGCAGCGCGCATGTCGCCCGCTTCCGTGAGGAAATT
This region includes:
- the panD gene encoding aspartate 1-decarboxylase, whose product is MIRKMLQGKLHRVKVTQADLHYEGSCAIDQDFLDAAGILENEAIDIWNVNNGKRFSTYAIAAERGSKIISVNGAAAHCADVGDIVIIASFVMMSDEEARRWQPKVAYFEGDNDMKRTAKAIPVQVA
- the panC gene encoding pantoate--beta-alanine ligase, with translation MLIIETLPLLRQHIRRARQEGKRIALVPTMGNLHDGHMKLVDEARARADIVVVSIFVNPMQFDRADDLARYPRTLQEDCEKIKKRHADIVFSPASADVYPQGTDEATYVDVPGISTMLEGASRPGHFRGVSTIVSKLFNLVQPDVACFGEKDFQQLALIRKMVADMGYDIEIVGVPIVRAKDGLALSSRNGYLTADQRKIAPGLSKVMNTMAEQLLAKELSAEEIIALAEQALNEKGFRADDVQIRDADTLLELAETSKRAVILVAAWLGQARLIDNKVVELA